Genomic window (Leptotrichia sp. oral taxon 212):
TTCTATCACAATATGAGTTCTACTTAATTCAATTTTTTTAAAAGTTATTTCATTTCCTCTTGCCAATACTATTTCACTTTCATCAATATTCTGAGTCTCAAAACCTTTTGTTTCCTCATTTACAATATACACTTTGCTAATATTAATACTTATGTATCTTCATTTGATAAAGGAGCTGAAGCTATATTTACAATACACTTTGCTGCTATTAATACCAATTCAGACAGTACCTCCTACCCCCTCGAGACCAATTTACAATACACTTTGCTACTATTAATACAGTGATGGTACTATGTTTGAGAATTATTTTATCATATTTACAATACACTTTGCTACTATTAATACGGAATTGATTTAGCAAGTGAATTTGCCAATCATTCATTTACAATACACTTTGCTACTATTAATACAGTCGAGGACTCACAACAAAGCACTATAAAGCAAAATTTACAATACACTTTGCTACTATTAATACTTTTCACAAGTGCAATTTCTGATAACGGCTCTATTATTTACAATACACTTTGCTACTATTAATACGCAAGTGCAGCTTCAAATCCGTAACTTTGAGAAGTATTTACAATACACTTTGCTACTATTAATACAATTATGATGTTTTAGTTACTTATGCTTTATTTGAATTTACAATACACTTTGCTACTATTAATACTTGAGGACTTCAAAAACAAAATACTAACCCTAAAATATTTACAATACACTTTGCTACTATTAATACTTTCCAGTTTCAACTGTTATTGAAGTAACTTTAAGATTTACAATACACTTTGCTACTATTAATACCACAGAGAAAGAGTATACGTTATCGGACATCTTAGATTTACAATACACTTTGCTACTATTAATACATATGAATTTTTTTCGTTCATATCTACTATCAAAAAATTTACAATACACTTTGCTACTATTAATACATTTGGATATTGCCATATAAAGAGATTTTACATTTATTTACAATACACTTTGCTACTATTAATACAAGAATATACAGTAAGAAAATTTAATAATAAAAACATTTACAATACACTTTGCTACTATTAATACGATAACTTTAGTCAATAAATGACCTTTTTCAGGTACATTTACAATACACTTTGCTACTATTAATACCTACTACCCTCTTCAAAAAGTATTGTAGCAATTATATTTACAATACACTTTGCTACTATTAATACTTGAAAAGTGATATATTTAATAAATATGTTTTCAGATTTACAATACACTTTGCTACTATTAATACATTTTCTTTTCTATACTTACCTCTTATGTGTATTATATTTACAATACACTTTGCTACTATTAATACTGAAACACTGTGAGCCTTTATATTACATGCTTATCAATTTACAATACACTTTGCTACTATTAATACTAACTCCATAAATTTCAGATATTTAAACAATTTTACATTTACAATACACTTTGCTACTATTAATACCACTAATATTTCTTTTATATTAATGAAATTAAAAAAATTTACAATACACTTTGCTACTATTAATACATCAGAAGATAAAATAGAAAATTAGGAAGCATTAAAATTTACAATACACTTTGCTACTATTAATACGACAAAATGTCATCAGAGGGTATGACAAATTGGCAATTTACAATACACTTTGCTACTATTAATACCATCTTCTGAATATTCTTCATCATAATCAGCAAGCATTTACAATACACTTTGCTACTATTAATACGAATATAGGTTATTCTACAGTAAAAGCTAAAGTAAAATTTACAATACACTTTGCTACTATTAATACTTTCTGCACTTGTCAAAATCTGTTCGGGATTATAGCATTTACAATACACTTTGCTACTATTAATACCTCTTTTTTATAGTCGATAACCTGAATAAAATATGCATTTACAATACACTTTGCTACTATTAATACTACCGCTCTTATAACCAAACAGATCTGTAATATCTTATTTACAATACACTTTGCTACTATTAATACAAAAGAAAAGAAATCTTCCAAAAAAACTGATAAAAAATTTACAATACACTTTGCTACTATTAATACTCATACTTGCTAACGCAGCAGTTACATCACTAAATATTTACAATACACTTTGCTACTATTAATACAAATAATTGAAAAGAAACTTGGAGTGTGGATAAAGGATTTACAATACACTTTGCTACTATTAATACGGCTGTCCGAATACCAGCGGCCTCCGAGTTTAGCAATTTACAATACACTTTGCTACTATTAATACAATAAAGTTTATGACGGAGATTTTACGTTTGAATTTAATTTACAATACACTTTGCTACTATTAATACAAAAGCATATTGGTGGATCAGACTGTTCAATAATAAATTTACAATACACTTTGCTACTATTAATACTTCTTTTTGGCTTTGTGTCAGATTTTCAATTTTACTATTTACAATACACTTTGCTACTATTAATACCCTGATGGAAGACATCCGCATTTGCATGTAAGTGATTTACAATACACTTTGCTACTATTAATACAAGCTGCTCTTCACCCTTCTTATTCTTATAAAAAATATTTACAATACACTTTGCTACTATTAATACAGCTTCCGCTGCTCAAAAATACTTTTATATAGCCGAATTTACAATACACTTTGCTACTATTAATACAGTACGAGAATGGAACGAGTATGAGCGTACTATCTATTTACAATACACTTTGCTACTATTAATACAGAATGTAATGTAGCATTTGCAATAACAACAAGAGCATTTACAATACACTTTGCTACTATTAATACAGTTCGGGTTCAAGGAGTATTTTATGGATCTTGACCATTTACAATACACTTTGCTACTATTAATACAGGAGTATTTCTCGTAAATATTTTCTGAATATCCAGATTTACAATACACTTTGCTACTATTAATACTGGAATAAACCTGATAATGATTATATTGTTTCTTTTATTTACAATACACTTTGCTACTATTAATACTCCATATCATTAGATAAAGATAATGAATATGATAAAATTTACAATACACTTTGCTACTATTAATACGATTGGTGTAAAATTTGAAAAAGATAATATCGTATATTTACAATACACTTTGCTACTATTAATACCTCAACTGGCTTTACATTTTCATAAATTTCTTTTAAATTTACAATACACTTTGCTACTATTAATACATTAGCAATATTAAACACAAGTATTTTAACAACAGAATTTACAATACACTTTGCTACTATTAATACAATACTATGAAAATCAATTTTAGAATAAAAACAGGCATTTACAATACACTTTGCTACTATTAATACCAAGTTACCGTGATATTAAGAGAAAAGATTTAACGGATTTACAATACACTTTGCTACTATTAATACGTTAACTGTATCAGATTCAATATCAGCATATTCATAATTTACAATACACTTTGCTACTATTAATACTTTAAATTGGGAAGATAGAGAAAAATATAAAGAGTATTTACAATACACTTTGCTACTATTAATACCTTTTAGTTTTAAGTGCCTTGAATATCCATACTTTAATTTACAATACACTTTGCTACTATTAATACTGTCTGAATTGCTGTTCCGAACTTATATCCACCTCTCATTTACAATACACTTTGCTACTATTAATACATATATATCTGTGCCAAGGCATTGAAATCCTCAGGCGTTTACAATACACTTTGCTACTATTAATACATGGAGTATTTTTTTTGTATATTCTGTGTATATTATATTTACAATACACTTTGCTACTATTAATACTATCCTTTTGAGAACGGTATATACGGCGATAAATCATTTACAATACACTTTGCTACTATTAATACAAAAATGAGTTTCTGATATCTGAAAGAAATTTTGTAATTTACAATACACTTTGCTACTATTAATACAAACAGGGAAGATATATTTTTACATAGATTAAAAGAATTTACAATACACTTTGCTACTATTAATACCTTTTGGATTGTAACTCCAATCAGAACATGTGTTTCATTTACAATACACTTTGCTACTATTAATACGAACTAGCTAAAGAGACACTTGTAAATACTAAAGTGATTTACAATACACTTTGCTACTATTAATACTCAAAGTTTCCAGTACAAGTTTTCTTTTTTTATCTTCATTTACAATACACTTTGCTACTATTAATACCTTCATATTCACCATCGGGCAGATTCTCAAATTCACATTTACAATACACTTTGCTACTATTAATACTATTCCAATCTGATTAAAATTTAATTTTTGGAACGCATTTACAATACACTTTGCTACTATTAATACAATGTAAAATATCTTGTCAACAGTCAATTATCAATATTTACAATACACTTTGCTACTATTAATACTAAATAGCTTTTTAAGGCATTTATTCCAGGTCTTAAATTTACAATACACTTTGCTACTATTAATACCCCAGAACAAATTTACACGAAAGCTTAAAGAACTATTTACAATACACTTTGCTACTATTAATACCTTCTTAATGCTACATTCGGAGCAAGTAAATTTAAATTTACAATACACTTTGCTACTATTAATACAAAAAACTAGTCCCAACATTATTATAAGAAACTTAATTTACAATACACTTTGCTACTATTAATACTTTTTTAAGCATCCGTTTTACTGAATTTTCTGTCATATTTACAATACACTTTGCTACTATTAATACCTTATACCCTGTTACTTCATTTTCCTGTGAAAAATATTTACAATACACTTTGCTACTATTAATACAATCTTGTATTATTATCCTCAACTTTTTCATTGAATTTACAATACACTTTGCTACTATTAATACAAGCTGTTATTGAAAAATATAACTTAGAATATGAAAATTTACAATACACTTTGCTACTATTAATACTTTACGTTTTGATACAGAAAATCCAAATGATATTGAATTTACAATACACTTTGCTACTATTAATACTAACAGATGACAGAGTAGCACTTTCAATATTTGACATTTACAATACACTTTGCTACTATTAATACAAAAGGAATTTCTTCAACGACGTCTCCCGCCATTGTATTTACAATACACTTTGCTACTATTAATACTTCTGTTATTGTTTTCATTTTATTCACCCTTTCTTATTTACAATACACTTTGCTACTATTAATACTAGTTCAGCTCGTCCAAATTAAATCTGCTACCCAGATTTACAATACACTTTGCTACTATTAATACCGTGAGATAGTTTCAAAGCCGAGCAGGAATAATAAATTTACAATACACTTTGCTACTATTAATACTTTCATTTAAATGAATTCTATAGTTCCTGGACACGAATTTACAATACACTTTGCTACTATTAATACGATAAAAGGAAATATATTAAAAGCAGACAGTTTTAATTTACAATACACTTTGCTACTATTAATACTAATTTTTTGGAATTTTAAGTCTAAGAAAATTTATATTTACAATACACTTTGCTACTATTAATACAAAAACAACAACTGGATTATCAAAGTTATTTGTTTTATTTACAATACACTTTGCTACTATTAATACGTTCCATTTTCTTCTTATCCTAGTAGTTCTTCGGTAATTTACAATACACTTTGCTACTATTAATACTAATTTATCTGTCCATTGCTTTTAAGATTCACTGCATTTACAATACACTTTGCTACTATTAATACTTGGAGCTGGTTGGAAGTCAGAGAGAATCTTCAAATTTACAATACACTTTGCTACTATTAATACTGTCTAAAATACTTGCAAGAGTTCCTCTTGTGTCATGATTTACAATACACTTTGCTACTATTAATACAAAAGATGATGAAATGCAAGTAATAAATTCTACTGGATTTACAATACACTTTGCTACTATTAATACCGCCTGAGATTCCTCAACATCCATATACACTTTAATATTTACAATACACTTTGCTACTATTAATACTAACATTATTTTCCATGCATCCATGACAGCATCCACATTTACAATACACTTTGCTACTATTAATACAGCATCTTATAGTTAAATTCCTCTTCATATTGATTCATTTACAATACACTTTGCTACTATTAATACTATAGAGTTAAGGGTAAAACCTTGATTTTATAATTAATTTACAATACACTTTGCTACTATTAATACGGACAGGGAAAAGCTGTTAAAAATAAAAAGATTTTTATTTACAATACACTTTGCTACTATTAATACAGTTATTTCTGTAATGTCTGTTTCTCCTGTCACTTATTTACAATACACTTTGCTACTATTAATACAAAATATCGATTACCTTTTTTTAATATAGTATAATCATTTACAATACACTTTGCTACTATTAATACTTACTCTCATTTCCACATCACCATCTGTTACAATCCCATTTACAATACACTTTGCTACTATTAATACTTCTACATACCGCATACATGTATTTTATTAAATCAGCATTTACAATACACTTTGCTACTATTAATACAATTTATGGAAACAGATAAGGATAACATTCAATCCTATTTACAATACACTTTGCTACTATTAATACGAATTCTTTGATATAAACTGCTGCTCTATTGACATCATTTACAATACACTTTGCTACTATTAATACTCCCTTTAAGTTTCATTTCTGTTTCAAGCGACATATATTTACAATACACTTTGCTACTATTAATACTTGAACACAATATGCTGTTTTTCAAACGTAATAAAAATTTACAATACACTTTGCTACTATTAATACAGCTGTATTTACGACTTTAATATTTGCCGCAGGTTTATTTACAATACACTTTGCTACTATTAATACGACATTTGAAGAAAAATTAGGATTTGAAGTAGCAAATTTACAATACACTTTGCTACTATTAATACCAGCTTAAGTCCATTTAAGAAAAATCCGTTGACACATTTACAATACACTTTGCTACTATTAATACTTCAATAGCTTTAGCTACTCTCTCCAACTTATCCTGATTTACAATACACTTTGCTACTATTAATACTCATAACAGTTATATTTAGATAAAAACTTAAGTTCTTCATTTACAATACACTTTGCTACTATTAATACTTTATAAGAAATAAAGTTAAAAACGATAAAGATTTACATTTACAATACACTTTGCTACTATTAATACTGCAACGTTAAAAAGCGGTTACAAACAGGAATCACAATTTACAATACACTTTGCTACTATTAATACCCTACAAAGCAAAATTTATATGTGATATTCTTGAAGATTTACAATACACTTTGCTACTATTAATACTCCCATATTTTCTGATAATCATCTGACTTTATCTGAATTTACAATACACTTTGCTACTATTAATACTGGACAGTCACAATGAGAAGCTGAAGAAATTAAGAAATTTACAATACACTTTGCTACTATTAATACATACAGGGAATATAAGCCTTCGAGAGTATTCTGCGAATTTACAATACACTTTGCTACTATTAATACCGAAAGCTTTGGAAAATGCTATAAATAAAAAAACTATTTACAATACACTTTGCTACTATTAATACTGGCATTGCCAGAAACTCCATAAACTTCTTATTCTGATTTACAATACACTTTGCTACTATTAATACCAACTGGGAAAGCAGAAGAAAAGACTTATACAAAAATTTACAATACACTTTGCTACTATTAATACCTGGAAAAATAAGACAATGACACTTAAAAAAATTGATTTACAATACACTTTGCTACTATTAATACTTCAATATATACGAAATTTTTCATTTCTTCATCTTTATTTACAATACACTTTGCTACTATTAATACAAATGTACAAGATTATGTAGAAGAACAAAGGCCGATATTTACAATACACTTTGCTACTATTAATACCGAAAATCAGGAACAGTTGAGGGAGAAAAATTTACCATTTACAATACACTTTGCTACTATTAATACCCGCTTATGGAACAAGAATTGATTATAAAAATTTAAATTTACAATACACTTTGCTACTATTAATACTAAAGAAAATTTGGATTACATAACAGTTTATTTACTATTTACAATACACTTTGCTACTATTAATACGAAAAAAAGAACTTAAAGACAGATTGTTGCAGGACTATTTACAATACACTTTGCTACTATTAATACTTTCAATTCATTTGAATTCTTAAGAGATTTTGACAAATTTACAATACACTTTGCTACTATTAATACTGCAATGTGAAAAGAGTTTTAAATGCAGTGAATGCAATTTACAATACACTTTGCTACTATTAATACTTTACTGTCAACTATATCAAGTATAATATCTTCTACATTTACAATACACTTTGCTACTATTAATACACTGTATAGTACCTGAACTGGAACATCCGTTCACTATTTACAATACACTTTGCTACTATTAATACGTCAGAAAAGAAAAGATGACCTTGAGAAATATGTTAGATTTACAATACACTTTGCTACTATTAATACGTTTTCCTGTGAAAAGTTAGTTGAAATAACAAAGAGATTTACAATACACTTTGCTACTATTAATACCTTTCAAGTTTTGAAAGCTTTTTCTGTAGCGTTTCAATTTACAATACACTTTGCTACTATTAATACTCAGTTAATCTCATTTTTTCACCTCAAAATTGTTAATTTACAATACACTTTGCTACTATTAATACTAAAGTTGTAAAGCAATATGATGGACTTATTATAAATTTACAATACACTTTGCTACTATTAATACAGATGTTTGCAACATATTAGAATTAAGAAATCCTAATTTACAATACACTTTGCTACTATTAATACTACGAGTGATAATACAGTAATCTTTAGTATTCCTGAATTTACAATACACTTTGCTACTATTAATACATTAACTGCGGAAGTTAAGATTACAACTTTTGAAAAATTTACAATACACTTTGCTACTATTAATACTTATTTCAGCGCGTCCTAGCCCGTTAATATAGTCAATATTTACAATACACTTTGCTACTATTAATACAAGATGCGTAAGTATCAGCTCATCCTCTTCTAATACATTTACAATACACTTTGCTACTATTAATACACTTTCAAAAACACCCACATTTCAGTCTGACAATGAATTTACAATACACTTTGCTACTATTAATACCTTGCAGCTCTTTCGCCTTGCATGTCATCAAAGTAATTTACAATACACTTTGCTACTATTAATACTGCGCTTGCTTCGTCTTCTCTTACTCCAGGATTTAAATTTACAATACACTTTGCTACTATTAATACTAAAGTACTTTTTGCTCTTGTTTTAAAATTTGTTTTATTTACAATACACTTTGCTACTATTAATACGATGCAATAACTCATGCGATTGATACTAATTTAAACATTTACAATACACTTTGCTACTATTAATACTTATTTCCTGTATACTGAACAGCTTCTATAACTACATTTACAATACACTTTGCTACTATTAATACGATGGAAAAAGAAGTAAAATCCAGAGGAGTTAAAAAATTTACAATACACTTTGCTACTATTAATACAGAAAGAAGACTTTCAAACATAAAACTAGAGCTTTTATTTACAATACACTTTGCTACTATTAATACTATGCTTTTTTTACAAATAAAAAGACCAGTTTTATTATTTACAATACACTTTGCTACTATTAATACAAAAGTAAAAAAACAACGAAAGGAAATAAAAAATAAATTTACAATACACTTTGCTACTATTAATACAGGAATAGGAATGAAATTTTTAAAAATATATTTATTATTTACAATACACTTTGCTACTATTAATACAAATATGCTGAATACATGCAAAAGAAGAGCCTGGAAATTTACAATACACTTTGCTACTATTAATACTGCCATTATGATAAGAGTTAATCCCGAAGCAAGTTCATTTACAATACACTTTGCTACTATTAATACAGACTAAAGTGTCTATATTGAAAGAAAATGAAGCAGATTTACAATACACTTTGCTACTATTAATACCTAGTATTAATTTCATTTCCTGTTAATGCTATTTTTGATTTACAATACACTTTGCTACTATTAATACTAAAAAAATAAAAATTAGGAAGGGAGATAAAGAATGATTTACAATACACTTTGCTACTATTAATACAGGAATATATTCTCCTGAATACCTACTGAAATAAAAATTTACAATACACTTTGCTACTATTAATACTAAGATACGCTCTCAGAAGCTCATATTTTCGTTTTAATTTACAATACACTTTGCTACTATTAATACTTTAAATGAAATTTTAGAAGTAAGAGAAGAAACGTATTTACAATACACTTTGCTACTATTAATACCTTCTTCATACTCAATATCTATTTTTGTTCCAGTAGAATTTACAATACACTTTGCTACTATTAATACCAGCATGATAGATTTGTTGCATCATGTGATAGATAATTTACAATACACTTTGCTACTATTAATACTTTTTTACCTTTAAATGTTAATTTGTAGTATGTGCATTTACAATACACTTTGCTACTATTAATACCTCTGAAATTTCATTAGATTGAAAAGCCTCAATATAATTTACAATACACTTTGCTACTATTAATACAGTTACTCATTTTGCTCAATGCTTATAATATCATATTTCTCTTTTTTTGTCGAACTATTATTTTTCATAAAAAATAATGATACTATTTAAGTCTTATATTTTTAATAATAAATTCGAAACCAGTTACAATAATACTTTCAAAATTTCTGTCGATACCATGAAGTTTTTTTATTATTAAAGGTCGACAGATTAAAAATTTTTTATCAAAAAAAATTAGAAGTCTTATCATCTTCCATTCCCCAGAATTCCTTTTCAAGCCATTTTTCCTGCCTTGTTTTAAATAATAAGACTGAGTCCTTGTCCTCTCTAATATATTTCCTTAATTCTAAATAAAGTTTCCTTAACAATACTGGTGTTATTTCACCTTCAAAAACTGATTTCTGAACATGTGTTAAATATTTTTTACAAATTTTAAAAACATTACGAGAAATCCTTGCTCCATTGTCATCTGTTGAAATATCATATACTAATATAACATACATACTACCACCATATTTTAAATCCTTCGTATTTTTTATCTTCCATTAAGTGTTTCACTATTTTATATGCTTCTAATCTCATAAGGTGTCTATATGATACACTCCTTCCTAAGTCCCTATGTTTTATAGTAGTTTCAAGTCTTTCATTAAAAGTTTTTAAAATTAATTTCTGTGCTTTCTCTTTCATATAAAAATAATTTGAGTCTTTGGCAAAATCTTTTTCTGTAATCATTTTCTTATTCAGTAAAGAAAAAATAACTCTATCGGCAAGTAAAGGTTTAAAAATTTCAGCAAGATCAAGTGACAATGAAAATCTTCTATCTCCTACACTATGTAAATAACTTATCGTAGGATTCAACTGACTAACATATATTTCAGACAGACAGGCAGTATAAACTAATGTATTCAAAAAAGAAATCATAGTATTTATCATATTATCAGGTGGTCTTTTTACTCTTTTTTCAAAATCAATTTCCTGATTTATAATAATATTCCAGCTGTCATAATATATTTTTCTTATACTTCCTTCAACTCCCATAAGTTCTTCAACATTTTGTGTTCTGAAAATGCCCTTTTTTAAAGCTTTTATCTGTTCTATAATTTCTTCGAAGTCTTTTCCTCTTTCCTGATAGTATCTTAGGTTTCTTAATATATTTGAACTTGCAGCATCAATTATCAGCTGTGCAATTTCTGTTCTTTTACTGTTATTTGTATAATTTTCAACCTGTTTAACAAATAATTTTCCTGAAACATTCGTTTCCTTAGGATAAAAAGTCCCTGTATAGAAACCATAATAATTAAACACATGTACAGGTATTTTTAAAGTTGCAAGATAATTTAAACATTTTGTATTAAGGGAAACTTCACCAAATAAATATATGTCCCTTGTCATTTCAACCTTTATATCCTTGAATCTTCCATCCAATGCTGTTATTCTTACAACATTATCTTTCCTCTTTAATTCTCCATTTGAAAATATAAAATAACTTTCAGACATTTTAATCATCTCCTGTTTTTCCTAAAGTACATAATATTTAAATTACTCATCCATTACAAAGATAAAATAGATGAGTATTTATTTCAAAATTAAATATAGCAGTATTCATAATAAGCACATTTTTTGCATCGCTTATCATTTATAACTTCAGGAGAATTTTCATTTATGCATATTTCTTCTATTTCGTTTAAAATTTTTTCTAAACGAATTTCATCTTCTTCAGATAAAAGAATTT
Coding sequences:
- the cas2 gene encoding CRISPR-associated endonuclease Cas2, producing the protein MYVILVYDISTDDNGARISRNVFKICKKYLTHVQKSVFEGEITPVLLRKLYLELRKYIREDKDSVLLFKTRQEKWLEKEFWGMEDDKTSNFF
- the cas1b gene encoding type I-B CRISPR-associated endonuclease Cas1b, whose product is MSESYFIFSNGELKRKDNVVRITALDGRFKDIKVEMTRDIYLFGEVSLNTKCLNYLATLKIPVHVFNYYGFYTGTFYPKETNVSGKLFVKQVENYTNNSKRTEIAQLIIDAASSNILRNLRYYQERGKDFEEIIEQIKALKKGIFRTQNVEELMGVEGSIRKIYYDSWNIIINQEIDFEKRVKRPPDNMINTMISFLNTLVYTACLSEIYVSQLNPTISYLHSVGDRRFSLSLDLAEIFKPLLADRVIFSLLNKKMITEKDFAKDSNYFYMKEKAQKLILKTFNERLETTIKHRDLGRSVSYRHLMRLEAYKIVKHLMEDKKYEGFKIWW